The Chelatococcus sp. HY11 genome includes a window with the following:
- a CDS encoding cell division protein FtsQ/DivIB, with product MRGRRRRSRARDAAATSLEQYLPRGTGSALTIGFLAAVSIYGIVLGGHMEDFRQAYGEPQHAVARALGFGINQINISGLVELSPTEVLGAAGISPKISLALLDAAEVRRRLELVPLIKEASVRKLYPNELSISITERQPHALWQQNGELFVIATDGTVIDMLNDARFARLPLVVGDQANVQSKDYLKLREEAGPLKSRIRAGILVAGRRWDLKLDNGVDIRLPEEGAGAALSRLAAMERDQHILDKDILSVDMRMGDRLVVRLSEEAAQIRADRLNKKPNKQKGPEI from the coding sequence ATGAGAGGTAGACGTCGCAGGTCTCGCGCGCGGGATGCCGCCGCGACCTCGCTCGAACAGTACCTGCCCCGTGGCACGGGCAGCGCGTTGACGATCGGCTTCCTGGCGGCCGTCAGCATCTATGGCATCGTGCTCGGGGGCCACATGGAAGACTTCCGCCAGGCCTACGGCGAGCCGCAGCATGCCGTCGCGCGGGCGCTTGGCTTTGGTATCAACCAGATCAATATTTCCGGCCTTGTCGAACTCTCCCCGACGGAGGTTCTTGGCGCGGCCGGCATCTCTCCGAAGATCTCGCTGGCGCTGCTCGATGCGGCGGAGGTGCGTCGTCGCCTCGAGCTCGTGCCCCTTATCAAGGAGGCATCGGTCCGCAAGCTCTATCCAAACGAGCTGTCCATCAGCATCACTGAGCGCCAACCGCATGCCCTTTGGCAGCAGAATGGCGAGCTGTTCGTGATCGCGACGGACGGCACCGTCATCGACATGCTGAATGATGCGCGCTTCGCGAGGCTGCCTCTCGTCGTCGGTGACCAAGCCAATGTGCAGTCGAAGGACTATCTGAAGCTGCGCGAGGAAGCGGGGCCGCTGAAATCTCGCATTCGCGCCGGTATCCTTGTCGCCGGCCGCCGTTGGGATCTCAAGCTCGACAACGGCGTCGACATCCGCCTTCCCGAGGAAGGGGCAGGAGCGGCGCTTAGCCGCCTTGCCGCCATGGAGCGCGACCAGCACATCCTGGACAAGGACATCCTGTCTGTCGACATGCGCATGGGCGACCGCCTCGTCGTGCGCCTGAGCGAAGAGGCAGCACAGATCCGGGCCGACCGGCTCAATAAGAAACCAAACAAGCAGAAGGGGCCGGAGATATGA
- the murG gene encoding undecaprenyldiphospho-muramoylpentapeptide beta-N-acetylglucosaminyltransferase — translation MSEGAISGVKKTTRNARPLVLLAAGGTGGHLFPAQALAGVLASRGIRVELATDERAAAYATDFPADKVHVIPSATPSRRSIPVAIKAALTLARGIWKARGLAREIRPAVVVGFGGYPSVPPLLGASFAGTPTIIHEQNAVFGRANRFLAPRATAIATGFASVGGLTGSLNSKATQTGNPIRPAVIEAARKPFSPLAEGGMLHLLVTGGSQGARVMSDIVPAAIEKLSTSDRSRLSIVQQARAEDVARVEETYRGLGVRAEIAPFFKDLPARIADAHLVIGRAGASTVAELAIIGRPSILVPLPGALDQDQAANAATLGSLGAATVIPQDAFTPERLAAEISERLVAPGLLTQAAEAAKSAGIPDSADRLADLVVRVGHIDSAPETRP, via the coding sequence ATGTCTGAGGGAGCGATCTCCGGAGTAAAGAAGACAACCCGTAACGCGCGCCCGCTCGTGTTGCTGGCGGCGGGCGGCACGGGTGGCCACCTGTTTCCGGCGCAGGCGCTGGCGGGTGTTCTTGCGTCACGCGGCATCCGGGTGGAGCTCGCGACCGATGAGCGCGCGGCCGCCTACGCCACTGATTTTCCGGCAGACAAAGTCCACGTCATTCCATCGGCGACACCCTCGCGGCGGTCGATCCCCGTGGCAATCAAGGCGGCGCTCACGCTCGCCCGCGGCATATGGAAGGCGAGGGGGCTCGCCCGCGAGATCCGGCCCGCCGTCGTGGTGGGCTTCGGCGGCTATCCATCCGTGCCCCCCTTGCTCGGCGCATCCTTTGCCGGCACGCCGACGATCATCCACGAGCAGAATGCCGTGTTTGGCCGCGCCAACCGTTTCCTGGCGCCTCGCGCCACGGCGATCGCCACAGGCTTCGCCTCGGTGGGCGGGTTGACCGGCAGTTTGAACAGCAAGGCGACGCAGACAGGCAACCCGATCCGGCCGGCCGTGATCGAGGCGGCGCGGAAGCCGTTCTCGCCCCTCGCCGAAGGCGGCATGCTTCATCTCTTGGTCACCGGTGGCAGCCAGGGCGCCCGCGTGATGAGCGATATTGTCCCGGCGGCGATCGAAAAACTGTCGACGTCGGATCGTAGCCGGCTATCCATCGTCCAGCAGGCGCGCGCCGAAGATGTCGCGCGTGTCGAAGAAACCTATCGCGGGCTCGGCGTCCGCGCCGAGATCGCGCCCTTCTTCAAGGACCTGCCGGCGCGGATCGCGGATGCGCATCTGGTGATCGGGCGGGCGGGAGCCTCCACGGTTGCCGAACTCGCGATCATCGGTCGCCCGTCGATCCTTGTGCCGCTGCCTGGCGCGCTCGACCAGGACCAGGCGGCGAATGCCGCTACCCTCGGAAGCCTAGGCGCGGCAACGGTTATCCCGCAGGACGCCTTCACGCCCGAGCGCCTCGCCGCGGAGATTTCGGAGCGTCTTGTTGCGCCCGGACTCTTGACCCAGGCGGCCGAAGCGGCGAAGAGCGCCGGTATCCCTGATTCGGCCGACCGACTCGCCGACCTCGTTGTCCGCGTTGGCCATATCGATTCCGCACCGGAGACCCGCCCATGA
- the murC gene encoding UDP-N-acetylmuramate--L-alanine ligase yields the protein MKLPRELGPIHFIGIGGIGMSGIAEVLLNLGYTVQGSDAGDNANVKRLRDKGAKTFLGHAADNLGDAEVVVVSTAIQRDNPELAAAREKRLPVVRRAEMLAELMRLKTCVAIAGTHGKTTTTSIVATLLDAGNFDPTVINGGIINAYGTNARLGAGDWMVVEADESDGTFLKLPADVAIVTNIDAEHLDHFKTFDAVKAAFRSFVENIPFYGFAVMCIDHPVVQDLIGHIQDRRVITYGENPQADVRLVIDDLTGGKSQFIVIIRDRKTGARVVIDDLVMPMPGHHNALNATAAIAVAYELGMEPEAIRKALASFGGVKRRFTRTGEWNGVTIFDDYGHHPVEIAAVLKAARASTKGQVIAVMQPHRYSRLASLFDSFCTCFNDADAVIVAPVYAAGEQPIPGADRDSLVAGLKARGHRDVVALPEPAALAGMVRELAKPGDYVVCLGAGTITAWAYALPEELAAGDAA from the coding sequence ATGAAATTGCCTCGTGAGCTTGGCCCCATTCATTTCATCGGCATCGGCGGCATCGGCATGTCCGGCATCGCGGAGGTGCTCCTCAACCTCGGCTATACCGTCCAGGGATCGGACGCCGGCGACAACGCCAATGTCAAGCGATTGCGTGACAAGGGCGCGAAGACTTTTCTCGGCCACGCGGCCGACAATCTCGGCGACGCCGAGGTGGTCGTGGTGTCCACCGCCATCCAGCGCGATAATCCGGAACTCGCGGCGGCCCGCGAGAAGCGTCTGCCGGTCGTGCGGCGGGCGGAGATGCTGGCGGAGCTGATGCGGCTGAAGACCTGCGTCGCCATCGCCGGCACCCATGGCAAGACGACCACGACGTCGATCGTCGCGACGCTGCTCGACGCCGGCAATTTCGACCCCACGGTCATCAACGGCGGCATCATCAACGCCTACGGCACCAATGCGCGGCTCGGCGCGGGCGACTGGATGGTCGTGGAGGCCGACGAGTCCGACGGCACCTTCCTCAAGCTGCCGGCCGATGTGGCCATTGTCACCAATATCGATGCCGAGCATCTCGATCACTTCAAGACTTTCGATGCCGTGAAGGCGGCATTCCGCTCCTTCGTCGAGAATATCCCGTTCTACGGCTTCGCCGTGATGTGTATTGACCATCCGGTCGTGCAGGATCTCATCGGTCATATTCAGGATCGTCGGGTGATCACCTATGGCGAGAACCCGCAAGCCGACGTGCGCCTCGTCATCGATGACCTGACGGGGGGCAAGAGCCAGTTCATCGTGATCATCCGCGACCGCAAGACGGGCGCGCGGGTCGTCATCGATGACCTTGTCATGCCGATGCCCGGCCATCACAACGCGCTCAACGCCACGGCGGCGATCGCGGTGGCCTATGAGCTCGGGATGGAGCCGGAGGCGATCCGCAAGGCGCTCGCCTCCTTCGGTGGCGTAAAGCGCCGCTTCACGCGCACGGGCGAATGGAACGGCGTCACCATTTTCGATGACTACGGCCACCACCCGGTGGAGATCGCCGCTGTGCTCAAGGCGGCGCGCGCGTCGACCAAGGGGCAGGTGATCGCGGTCATGCAGCCGCATCGCTACAGCCGCCTGGCCTCGCTGTTCGACAGCTTCTGCACCTGCTTCAACGACGCCGACGCGGTCATCGTCGCGCCCGTCTACGCGGCGGGGGAGCAACCGATCCCGGGAGCCGATCGCGACAGCTTGGTGGCCGGCCTGAAGGCGCGTGGGCACCGGGACGTCGTGGCCCTCCCGGAGCCGGCCGCGCTCGCCGGCATGGTGCGTGAGCTCGCCAAGCCCGGCGACTACGTCGTCTGTCTCGGCGCGGGCACCATCACCGCCTGGGCCTATGCCTTGCCGGAAGAACTCGCGGCGGGGGACGCTGCGTGA
- a CDS encoding D-alanine--D-alanine ligase has protein sequence MTQHVAVLMGGWSAERDVSLSSGNACADALEGEGYRVTRVDVDRDIAAVLTKLKPDVAFNALHGKVGEDGTIQGILEVLRIPYTHSGVLSSALAMQKDKAKLILAAAGVPVAHGLVVHRRDAAKAHVLPPPYVLKPVNEGSSFGVIIVREDRTHPPQELLRDDWPYSDYLLAETFVAGRELTCAVMGDKALDIIDIRPATGEFYDFDAKYTKGGSIHVVPAQIKPNIYQHVQQLALTAHQALGCRGVSRADFRYDDRPEGRGELVCLEVNTQPGMTATSLVPEAAAYAGYSFGELVSWMVKDASCDR, from the coding sequence ATGACGCAACATGTCGCGGTGCTGATGGGCGGATGGTCGGCCGAACGGGACGTTTCGCTGTCATCGGGCAACGCCTGCGCAGATGCTCTCGAAGGCGAGGGCTACAGGGTCACGCGGGTCGATGTCGATCGTGACATCGCAGCCGTGCTGACCAAGCTCAAGCCGGACGTGGCCTTCAACGCGCTGCACGGCAAGGTCGGCGAGGACGGCACCATCCAGGGGATTCTGGAGGTCCTGCGGATACCTTACACGCATTCCGGCGTGCTCTCCTCGGCGCTCGCCATGCAGAAGGACAAGGCCAAGCTGATCCTCGCTGCGGCCGGCGTTCCTGTCGCGCATGGCCTCGTCGTCCACCGCCGCGACGCGGCCAAGGCGCATGTTCTGCCGCCGCCCTATGTGCTGAAGCCCGTCAACGAGGGCTCCTCCTTCGGGGTCATCATCGTGCGGGAGGACCGCACGCACCCGCCGCAGGAATTGTTAAGAGATGACTGGCCCTACAGCGACTATCTCCTGGCCGAGACCTTTGTCGCCGGACGGGAGCTGACCTGCGCCGTGATGGGCGACAAAGCCTTGGATATCATCGATATCCGCCCTGCCACCGGCGAGTTCTATGACTTCGACGCCAAATATACGAAGGGCGGATCAATTCACGTCGTTCCGGCACAAATTAAACCGAATATTTACCAACACGTTCAACAGTTGGCGTTAACGGCGCATCAAGCTCTCGGGTGTCGAGGCGTCAGTCGTGCCGACTTTCGCTATGACGACCGCCCTGAGGGGAGGGGAGAACTGGTGTGCCTGGAAGTGAATACCCAACCGGGAATGACGGCGACAAGCTTGGTGCCGGAAGCAGCGGCCTATGCCGGTTATTCCTTCGGTGAGCTTGTTTCATGGATGGTGAAGGACGCTTCCTGCGACCGTTAG
- the murB gene encoding UDP-N-acetylmuramate dehydrogenase, producing the protein MTSPAAAPFPDITGDLRAIPGLRGRLEANAPMAPLSWFRTGGPAQVLFTPVDEDDLALFLAQAPRELPLVVVGLGSNLLVRDGGVPGIVVRLGKGFGEIVVEPGHHVRAGSAAPDVKVARVAAEAGIDGLAFLRGIPGAIGGALRMNGGAYGGETSDALVSARALDRAGNRHELSAADMGFSYRHCDAPDDFIFVEGLFAGRPGEPAEILARMNAITEARASSQPVNTRTGGSTFKNPVGAKAWELVDQVGGRGLRQGMAQVSEMHCNFLVNLGGATAADIEGLGEELRRRVRETAGIELEWEIKRIGLAA; encoded by the coding sequence ATGACATCGCCTGCCGCTGCGCCTTTCCCTGACATCACGGGGGATCTTCGGGCCATTCCGGGCCTGCGGGGCAGGCTGGAGGCCAATGCGCCGATGGCGCCCCTGTCGTGGTTCCGCACGGGCGGGCCGGCGCAGGTGCTGTTCACCCCGGTCGATGAGGACGATCTGGCGCTGTTCCTGGCGCAGGCGCCGCGCGAGCTGCCGCTCGTCGTCGTCGGGCTGGGATCGAACCTCCTCGTGCGCGATGGCGGCGTGCCCGGCATCGTGGTGCGGCTCGGCAAGGGCTTCGGCGAGATCGTGGTTGAGCCGGGTCACCATGTGCGTGCAGGTTCGGCCGCGCCGGACGTCAAGGTGGCGCGCGTGGCGGCGGAGGCCGGCATCGACGGGCTTGCCTTCCTGCGCGGCATTCCCGGTGCGATAGGCGGCGCGCTGCGCATGAACGGCGGCGCCTATGGCGGCGAGACGTCCGACGCCTTGGTCAGCGCGCGCGCGCTTGACCGGGCGGGGAACCGCCATGAGTTGAGTGCCGCGGACATGGGGTTTTCCTACCGCCACTGCGATGCCCCCGATGATTTCATCTTTGTCGAGGGTCTGTTCGCCGGGCGTCCCGGCGAACCTGCCGAGATCCTCGCGCGCATGAACGCCATCACCGAGGCGCGGGCTTCCTCGCAGCCGGTAAACACGCGCACGGGCGGATCAACCTTCAAGAATCCGGTCGGCGCCAAGGCCTGGGAACTCGTCGACCAAGTCGGCGGGCGTGGCCTCAGGCAGGGCATGGCGCAGGTATCGGAGATGCATTGCAACTTCCTCGTCAATCTCGGCGGCGCGACGGCGGCCGACATCGAGGGGCTCGGCGAAGAACTGCGTCGGCGCGTGCGTGAAACGGCGGGCATCGAGCTCGAATGGGAAATCAAGCGCATCGGGCTGGCGGCTTAG